The following are encoded in a window of Brevibacillus sp. DP1.3A genomic DNA:
- a CDS encoding carbon-nitrogen hydrolase family protein, producing the protein MKMRVSAVQYHLHTIHSFEDFANQVEHYVKNAQEYDTEFLLFPELFTTQLMSIGDEQGNALPITALPSFTDRYVELFRSLAAKYEMHLIGGTHIIEENGKLYNTAFLFYPDGRVGQQKKIHITPWEVKGWNMGAGDSLQIFETDKGKVAMIICYDIEFPEWVRIAKARGADVIFCPSCTDDRHAFHRVRYTSHARTIENQVYVVLTGTVGSLPTVDFMRANFGQAAILTPNDVPFPPRGILAEGEINHDMMVTADLDIQLLYDVREKGSVTTWRDRRTDLYTDWK; encoded by the coding sequence ATGAAAATGCGTGTTTCCGCTGTGCAGTATCATCTGCATACCATACATAGCTTTGAAGACTTCGCCAATCAAGTTGAGCACTACGTGAAAAACGCGCAAGAGTACGACACAGAATTCCTCCTTTTCCCGGAGCTGTTTACGACTCAACTCATGTCGATTGGGGACGAGCAGGGAAATGCGCTGCCGATTACGGCATTGCCATCATTCACGGACCGATATGTCGAGCTATTTCGTTCCCTCGCTGCCAAATATGAGATGCATCTGATTGGTGGAACGCACATCATCGAGGAAAACGGCAAGCTTTACAATACGGCTTTTCTGTTTTACCCGGATGGACGTGTAGGGCAGCAGAAAAAAATCCATATCACGCCATGGGAAGTAAAAGGTTGGAATATGGGAGCTGGCGACTCGCTACAAATCTTTGAGACCGACAAAGGGAAGGTCGCGATGATTATTTGCTATGACATCGAGTTCCCTGAGTGGGTGCGCATCGCCAAAGCGCGGGGTGCAGACGTCATTTTCTGCCCATCCTGCACGGATGATCGCCATGCGTTCCACCGCGTACGTTACACGAGTCATGCCCGGACGATTGAAAACCAGGTGTATGTCGTACTGACTGGTACTGTAGGCTCGTTGCCGACAGTTGATTTTATGCGAGCGAACTTTGGACAAGCGGCAATCTTGACGCCAAACGATGTTCCGTTCCCTCCGCGAGGCATTCTTGCTGAAGGGGAGATCAACCACGACATGATGGTAACCGCTGACCTGGATATCCAATTGCTATATGACGTGCGGGAAAAAGGCTCCGTCACAACGTGGCGCGACCGCCGCACCGATTTATATACAGACTGGAAGTAA
- a CDS encoding sigma-54-dependent Fis family transcriptional regulator — protein MIHDIHMQAILDASHDGIIAVDRDSIIIGVNKNAMEILGLPGNIVGQKITRYIPNSDMLRILATGKKEIGDIATILNRQIIINRLPIVVEGEIIGAVSTFKEITDIQKMEMRIRKQSMESGLEAKFRLEDIVGESSAICEAKEWAETFARTDATVLIQGESGTGKELFAQGIHLSSQRATGPFIPVNCAALPGNLLESELFGYEEGAFTGARKGGKPGLFELAHGGTLFLDEIGEMSISIQALLLRILQEKKVRRISGERIVPVDVRIIAATNRDLERLVEEKQFRSDLYFRLNVLTLELPALRERIEDIPLLVASIIGEIKERENKRHLKVEEAVFRVLKQYDWPGNVRELRNVVERMVLLCKNDALGKEDTAFFAKKLYQRQSYRDQEEREAEVIRKVLAETKGNKGEAAKILGMDRSTLWRKMKRYERL, from the coding sequence ATGATTCACGACATCCACATGCAGGCGATTCTGGACGCTTCCCACGACGGGATCATTGCGGTCGATCGGGATTCCATTATTATCGGGGTCAATAAAAACGCGATGGAAATACTCGGTCTGCCTGGCAATATCGTTGGACAAAAAATTACCCGATATATTCCCAATTCAGATATGTTGAGAATTTTGGCAACGGGAAAAAAAGAGATAGGGGACATCGCGACGATCCTGAATCGACAAATTATCATCAACCGTTTGCCGATTGTCGTAGAGGGTGAAATCATTGGTGCGGTGTCCACTTTTAAAGAGATCACCGACATTCAAAAAATGGAGATGCGCATTCGCAAGCAGAGCATGGAGAGCGGCTTGGAAGCTAAATTCCGCCTGGAGGATATCGTTGGAGAATCTTCTGCGATCTGTGAAGCGAAGGAATGGGCGGAAACTTTTGCACGGACAGATGCGACGGTTCTCATCCAGGGGGAGAGTGGGACCGGCAAGGAGTTGTTTGCCCAAGGGATTCATTTGAGCAGCCAGCGTGCAACCGGGCCGTTCATCCCAGTTAACTGTGCGGCTCTCCCCGGCAATTTATTGGAGAGCGAATTGTTTGGATACGAGGAGGGCGCTTTTACAGGCGCGCGAAAAGGCGGAAAGCCCGGGCTATTTGAATTGGCCCACGGAGGCACTCTGTTTCTCGATGAAATCGGAGAGATGTCGATCTCGATCCAAGCGTTGCTCTTGCGTATTTTACAGGAGAAAAAAGTCCGCAGAATCAGCGGGGAGCGCATCGTCCCTGTCGATGTGAGAATTATCGCGGCAACGAATCGGGATTTGGAACGACTAGTGGAGGAAAAGCAGTTTCGCTCAGACCTGTACTTCCGCTTGAATGTGTTGACGTTAGAGTTACCTGCTTTGCGAGAGCGAATTGAAGATATCCCTCTATTGGTGGCATCGATCATTGGAGAAATCAAGGAACGGGAAAATAAAAGGCATCTGAAAGTCGAAGAGGCCGTTTTCCGCGTTCTCAAACAATACGACTGGCCAGGCAATGTACGAGAGCTGCGCAATGTGGTGGAAAGAATGGTCTTGCTCTGTAAGAATGACGCTCTAGGCAAGGAGGACACTGCTTTTTTTGCGAAGAAGCTGTATCAGCGACAATCTTACCGAGATCAAGAAGAGCGAGAAGCGGAAGTCATCCGAAAGGTTTTGGCGGAAACGAAGGGAAACAAGGGAGAGGCGGCGAAAATTTTGGGAATGGATCGGTCCACACTGTGGAGAAAAATGAAGCGCTACGAAAGGCTGTAG
- a CDS encoding energy-coupling factor transporter ATPase produces the protein MTQSIVNVENLSHVYMQGTPLEHRALDQVTIQVAEGECLAIIGHTGSGKSTLIQHFNGLIRPQSGTVIINGMDVSSPKIDIRTLRRQVGLVFQNPEDQLFEKLVGDDVAYGPFRMGLPLEEVRRRVQWAMDLVGLSFQEMKDRPTFALSGGQKRKVALAGVLSLQPKVLVLDEPTAGLDPRSRLELLERIRRLNREEKLTVIFVSHNMEEVAKLADRVYVMANGKSVCDGTPRQIFGNQELLRQHHIGTPESVDILYRLREQGYSIDPSAFLPEETAMEILKLMNR, from the coding sequence ATGACGCAATCGATCGTAAACGTGGAAAATCTATCTCATGTCTACATGCAGGGAACACCTCTCGAACATCGGGCTCTCGACCAGGTAACCATCCAGGTGGCAGAGGGCGAATGCCTGGCCATTATCGGTCATACAGGATCGGGAAAATCGACGCTAATCCAGCATTTTAACGGACTGATTCGCCCGCAGTCCGGTACGGTCATCATCAATGGAATGGACGTATCTTCACCCAAGATTGATATTCGTACGTTGCGCAGACAAGTAGGGCTCGTTTTTCAAAACCCGGAGGATCAACTGTTCGAAAAACTGGTTGGTGATGATGTAGCTTATGGCCCTTTTCGGATGGGGCTGCCTTTAGAGGAAGTGCGGCGACGCGTTCAGTGGGCGATGGACTTGGTCGGCCTTTCGTTTCAGGAGATGAAAGACCGTCCGACCTTTGCCTTAAGTGGCGGACAGAAGCGCAAGGTGGCATTGGCTGGCGTCCTTTCCTTGCAACCCAAGGTTCTCGTGCTTGACGAGCCAACAGCAGGGCTGGACCCGCGCTCTCGTCTTGAGCTGTTGGAACGCATCCGCCGTCTCAATCGGGAAGAAAAGCTAACGGTTATTTTCGTCTCACACAATATGGAGGAGGTCGCCAAGCTTGCTGATCGTGTTTACGTCATGGCAAACGGCAAATCAGTTTGCGATGGGACACCACGACAAATTTTTGGCAATCAGGAATTGTTGCGGCAGCATCATATCGGCACACCGGAATCGGTTGATATTTTATACAGACTCCGCGAGCAGGGCTACAGCATCGACCCTAGCGCTTTTTTACCTGAAGAGACAGCGATGGAAATTTTGAAACTGATGAACCGCTGA
- a CDS encoding GNAT family N-acetyltransferase: MYRKELYVFEGNKPHKAVIRNYNRADFFELIQIQAESFPPPFPSELWWNQEQLTNHITLFPEGAICVEVDGVLAGSMTGLLVKFDPAHPEHKWEDVTDSGYIRNHDPEGDTLYIVDICIRPSFRKLGFGQQMMQAMYELVVQKGLRRLLGGGRMPGYGHYADQWTPEQYLERVLTGEVRDPVITFLMRCGRTPVQVVANYLEDEESRNYATLMEWKNPFQQHR; the protein is encoded by the coding sequence ATGTACAGAAAAGAGCTGTATGTATTTGAAGGGAACAAGCCACACAAAGCCGTTATACGTAACTACAATCGCGCAGACTTCTTCGAGTTGATCCAAATACAGGCGGAGAGTTTTCCCCCGCCGTTCCCGTCTGAGTTATGGTGGAACCAGGAGCAGCTGACGAACCATATTACGCTGTTCCCGGAAGGTGCCATTTGTGTGGAAGTGGACGGCGTTTTGGCAGGTTCGATGACAGGACTGCTCGTGAAGTTTGATCCGGCTCACCCTGAGCATAAGTGGGAGGATGTCACGGATAGCGGTTATATCCGTAATCACGATCCCGAGGGGGACACGCTGTACATCGTAGACATTTGTATTCGTCCGAGCTTCCGCAAGCTGGGATTCGGCCAACAGATGATGCAAGCGATGTATGAGCTGGTGGTACAAAAAGGACTGCGCAGATTGCTCGGCGGAGGTCGCATGCCAGGATATGGGCATTATGCAGACCAATGGACACCTGAGCAGTATTTGGAGCGTGTTCTGACAGGGGAAGTAAGAGACCCGGTGATTACATTTCTCATGCGATGTGGTCGCACGCCTGTTCAGGTCGTGGCGAATTATTTGGAAGATGAGGAATCTCGCAACTACGCGACACTCATGGAATGGAAAAATCCATTCCAGCAGCATCGGTAG
- a CDS encoding GNAT family N-acetyltransferase produces the protein MEFVRIQHIDNPLFAKMHRLMQEVFPPEEVLEYDLWKEPLEDPGIRVFVAVHEGEVVGATEYRYYTDMNVAMTDFTIIGREGLGVGRFLARERQKDLLALAVENGKELYGMFAEIYDPYRVEEHNFGGIKPMDPFVRREVLSHLGYKRTNFTYVHPSWQNDGEAVSGLDLGFMPTNEEQTTLEADLIVTFLKRYYAVLPQKPQAWLDMVKDLESKESVELLPI, from the coding sequence ATGGAATTCGTACGTATTCAACATATCGACAATCCGCTGTTTGCGAAGATGCACCGTTTGATGCAAGAGGTTTTCCCGCCTGAGGAAGTATTGGAGTACGATCTGTGGAAAGAACCGCTAGAAGATCCGGGCATTCGTGTATTTGTAGCTGTACACGAAGGAGAAGTTGTGGGCGCTACCGAATACCGTTATTACACGGACATGAACGTAGCCATGACAGACTTCACGATTATTGGTAGAGAAGGACTCGGAGTGGGACGATTCCTCGCCAGAGAGCGTCAAAAGGACCTGCTCGCTCTGGCTGTTGAAAACGGCAAGGAGCTGTACGGGATGTTTGCAGAAATCTACGACCCGTACCGTGTGGAAGAACACAACTTTGGCGGAATCAAGCCAATGGACCCATTTGTGCGCCGTGAAGTGCTCTCTCATTTGGGCTACAAACGTACAAACTTTACGTACGTACATCCGTCCTGGCAAAATGACGGCGAAGCAGTATCCGGACTCGATCTGGGCTTCATGCCGACAAACGAAGAGCAAACGACCCTCGAAGCAGATCTGATCGTCACGTTCTTGAAGCGTTATTACGCTGTGCTTCCACAAAAGCCGCAGGCATGGCTCGACATGGTGAAAGACTTGGAGAGCAAAGAATCTGTGGAGCTGCTTCCTATCTAA
- a CDS encoding M20 family metallo-hydrolase, protein MNVKARKLTINEERLQKRIEQLAQIGKIGETGVCRLALSAEDRAGVELVRSWMEEAGLQTRIDDFGNLIGRMTGKDDQAPILMVGSHIDSQPYGGQYDGVIGVLGGLEVVQTLNEQGVMPAQSIEVVAFCDEEGCRFQKGLFGSKGILGMLDPTDLERTDKNGITRRQALFDFGCDPDRLEASIYPKGSIGAYLELHIEQGPILDDAREAIGIVSAISGPLWWTVELTGFAGHAGSVPMPMRKDALVGAAKVILAVNELAKLDPQAPTVGTVGHLEVFPDSRNIIPERVRFSIDLRDIDLRRRDEREQALREAIELAAVEGGLQYTITEDTNSDPRYCADWIKAIMHEESSKLGASVRELMSGPFHDALALSYVCDYGMIFVRCKDGISHNPQEYAAYEDVALGTELLYKTVLRMCTNQ, encoded by the coding sequence ATGAACGTAAAAGCGAGAAAGCTGACGATCAATGAAGAACGACTGCAAAAACGAATCGAGCAATTGGCGCAAATCGGGAAAATAGGCGAAACGGGCGTATGTCGACTCGCTTTGTCTGCCGAAGACCGGGCAGGCGTAGAGCTGGTGCGTAGCTGGATGGAAGAAGCCGGTCTTCAGACGCGGATCGATGACTTCGGCAATTTGATTGGTCGGATGACGGGGAAGGATGATCAAGCCCCGATCTTGATGGTTGGCTCGCATATCGATTCGCAGCCGTACGGTGGCCAGTACGATGGTGTGATCGGGGTATTGGGTGGACTAGAGGTCGTCCAGACGTTGAATGAACAAGGGGTCATGCCTGCACAGTCGATTGAAGTCGTTGCGTTTTGTGACGAAGAAGGATGCCGGTTTCAAAAAGGACTGTTTGGTTCCAAAGGCATTCTCGGCATGCTGGACCCGACGGACTTGGAGCGGACGGACAAAAACGGGATCACACGCAGGCAGGCACTGTTTGATTTTGGATGCGACCCTGATCGCCTAGAAGCCTCTATTTATCCAAAAGGCAGCATCGGTGCTTATCTGGAGCTGCATATTGAGCAGGGGCCGATTCTCGATGATGCGAGAGAAGCGATTGGAATCGTGTCGGCGATATCAGGGCCTTTGTGGTGGACGGTCGAGCTGACTGGCTTTGCCGGACACGCTGGTTCCGTACCGATGCCGATGAGGAAGGATGCACTAGTCGGAGCGGCAAAAGTAATTTTGGCAGTGAACGAGCTGGCAAAGCTCGATCCACAAGCGCCAACAGTCGGTACAGTCGGTCACTTGGAGGTTTTCCCGGATTCGCGCAACATCATTCCCGAGCGGGTGCGTTTTTCGATTGATTTGCGGGATATCGATTTGAGGCGCCGCGATGAGCGCGAACAAGCGTTGCGCGAGGCGATTGAGTTAGCCGCTGTAGAAGGTGGATTGCAATATACCATTACGGAAGATACGAATAGTGACCCGCGTTACTGTGCTGACTGGATTAAGGCAATCATGCACGAGGAGAGCAGCAAGCTTGGTGCCTCTGTGCGCGAGCTGATGAGTGGCCCTTTCCATGACGCTTTGGCGCTCTCTTACGTTTGTGATTACGGGATGATTTTTGTCCGCTGCAAGGACGGAATCAGTCATAATCCGCAAGAATACGCAGCCTATGAAGACGTGGCACTGGGAACAGAGCTGCTCTACAAAACCGTATTGCGGATGTGTACCAACCAATAA
- a CDS encoding DUF4406 domain-containing protein: MKIITLCGSTKFKKEFEQANTYLTLQGNIVMSVAFFEQSEGFAISQEQADLLTDIHFRKIDLSNEIFVIDVEGYIGSSTSKEIAYAKEQGKPVHYYSKSGINDEVIAAFFL, encoded by the coding sequence ATGAAAATCATCACCCTATGCGGGTCTACAAAATTCAAAAAGGAATTTGAGCAGGCGAATACGTATTTGACGCTCCAAGGAAACATCGTGATGAGTGTAGCCTTTTTCGAACAGAGCGAGGGCTTTGCGATATCACAGGAGCAAGCTGATCTACTCACAGACATTCACTTTCGAAAAATCGATTTATCCAACGAAATATTTGTCATCGATGTAGAGGGCTATATCGGAAGCAGTACAAGCAAGGAAATTGCGTATGCGAAAGAACAAGGAAAGCCGGTTCATTATTACTCCAAGAGTGGGATCAACGATGAAGTGATTGCCGCATTCTTTCTCTAA
- a CDS encoding energy-coupling factor transporter ATPase has translation MTPQPIIRVENVSFAYQVNQDQQIPVLQNVSLEVFPGEYVAIIGHNGSGKSTLSKHLNGILTPNDGDVIVNGINTREKQRIHEVRSRVGMVFQHPDNQIVATIVEDDVAFGLENIGTSAEEMKTRVDFALEAVGMSAFRHRPPHHLSGGQKQRIAIAGILAMKPQCLVMDEATSMLDSYGRQDILAVVRKLHREGMTIVTVTHHMSEVAEADRVIVMEGGKIVLEGTPREVFSHEERLRELHLDVPDASRIAHLVHSEYSEFTPDLIHNEEVVAEVNRLYVRQAEASGS, from the coding sequence ATGACACCACAACCGATTATTCGTGTAGAAAATGTCTCGTTTGCCTATCAGGTTAACCAAGATCAACAAATTCCTGTCCTGCAGAATGTCTCCCTAGAAGTGTTTCCAGGAGAGTATGTCGCCATCATCGGTCATAATGGGTCCGGTAAGTCAACGCTGTCTAAGCATCTCAATGGAATTTTGACTCCAAACGATGGCGATGTCATCGTTAACGGAATTAACACGCGTGAAAAACAGCGAATTCATGAAGTGAGGAGCCGTGTCGGGATGGTTTTTCAGCATCCGGACAATCAGATTGTCGCGACGATTGTAGAGGACGATGTGGCCTTCGGATTGGAGAACATAGGGACATCTGCAGAAGAGATGAAAACACGAGTGGATTTTGCCCTAGAGGCAGTAGGAATGAGTGCCTTTCGCCATCGGCCGCCTCATCATTTGTCTGGCGGACAAAAGCAGCGGATCGCCATTGCGGGGATATTGGCGATGAAGCCACAATGCCTCGTCATGGACGAAGCGACGAGTATGCTGGACAGCTACGGTAGACAGGATATACTGGCAGTCGTTCGCAAGCTGCATCGCGAAGGAATGACGATTGTCACAGTGACCCATCACATGTCAGAGGTAGCAGAAGCAGATCGTGTCATCGTGATGGAGGGCGGCAAGATCGTATTGGAGGGTACTCCGCGTGAAGTATTTTCCCATGAGGAAAGACTTCGCGAGCTGCATCTGGATGTTCCAGACGCGAGTCGAATTGCTCATCTCGTTCACTCCGAATATAGCGAATTTACACCAGACCTCATCCACAATGAGGAAGTTGTCGCGGAGGTTAATCGTCTATACGTCAGACAAGCGGAGGCGAGTGGTTCATGA